In the Triticum aestivum cultivar Chinese Spring chromosome 2B, IWGSC CS RefSeq v2.1, whole genome shotgun sequence genome, AATGGTTAAGCAAGAAATGAACAGGTAAATAGTGAGAACTAGTGTAGATTATATGCCTGCTTTAATCCATAACCTATCTCGACGATTTACATGAGAAACCTATATAATCAGATCTCTGTCgagagggcccttattgacttagggcaccTCGCCTTCCGGAGGCCATTTGGGCCCCCGGAATCTGCTGCTTGGCGCGAGTTTTTGGACTGTGTTGCCCTCCATGAGCCTAGGGTGGACGGTGGCACTGACCAGGTGCGTTGGCGCCTGGAGCCATCCGGCCTGTTCTCCACCAAGTGTCTCTACATGGCCATCGCCCCCTcctccgcccccctccccctctcggCGGTTTGGTCCATCtgcctacctctgaagatccggatcttcatgtggcaatggattcaCGGTCGAGTTCCGTCCGGGGTTGAGGTTCACAAGCGAAATGGCCCGGGCTCGGGCATCTGCCCCCTCTGCGGTGTTCCCGAAGTctcgaatcacatcttcttctcctgtGTGTCCGCTCAATTCGTTTGGAGCTGCTTTCGCGGAGTGGTTGGTGGAGAGTGGTGCCACACCAACTTTCCCGACTTATTTGCCGAACTCCAGAACTCTCCCTTGtcgtctcgccacattaggtggcttgagattggggtcctagcctggaccctctggacgatccgcaataagcttgtgatccagCGCACTCCTCTTTGACGAGCTACTGACGCAATCTACAAACTCTCTGTTtgttgcagctttggcggccgcttagccgccctcaggacagcgacgccatctccgccttcatcgccgacctccgaTTGATGGCCGTCCGCTTGTCGCGGCCGCCCCCGCTGCCTCCGCTAGAGCCAGACTAGGCGTTTATCTCGTCCTCAGGCGGCTTCCTTTGTTTTCTTGATTTTCTTTttctgggcttgttgagctgtgccctcagcagaacctctgTACTTTTGTGTGAgacttgggtgtgtgcgtgtggaCTAGTCCTTGTATGTGTGTTctctggcggtttgctttatttataaagcggggcgaaagcctttttcggtataacTCATATACCAGCTGTGGTCATATTTATCAATTTATGGCAAATTAAATTTATGAAATATGTGCGGGCCTTATAAATCTTGATGGAAGGAGTACTTTGAAGTGGTTTGCTCGGTGGCCACCGCGGAAGCTGCGCCACCGGCAGGGAGCAGTGTGAGGAGGACTAGAAGGTGGAGGCTTATCTCTACCTAGGATGATATATATACCGATAACTTCATGGGTATGGTACCCTgtcccaaaagaaaagaaaaaagaactgcATCGTTATAGCGTGGCCTAACTACCGCTAACTAAGTTCACAAGCATGGCATGGTCTAACTATTGCATGCCTGCAGTgtggacatgcatgcatgcaatgtgtGGCCAGGTGAAGCATTTGTGAAGGCAAGCGACCAAACAACAAAAGTGACAGGCTCAGCGGGGGCATGCATGGATATCTACATACAGACCGCATCATCGCATGCCTAAACTTAGGCATGGTCAAGGTTAGACATTGAGAACAAATTGAAGCTGTTAGCATGCTACAGAAAAATAGGAGGCTTATTATTTGGAGGTAGTTCTTTGTCTATAAAGAGAAAAGGGTCCTAAAGTGAGAGTGGATTATCAACCATGCACGGGATGTTCTGTGCATGGATCCACCTTTCATTCAGTTGTTGGGATTTGTGCCACAACACATATGCAAACCATTTAATTTTTATGTACAAAGTATAGCCAACTTCCATATTTTACCTTCTTTCTTCACACCTTGTGTAAGATGGTATGTAGTGTGCGTCAGCAGTGGTTACGAACGGTGTCTTTTCCATTGCATGCCCCCACCGGGCCCACCATTCTCACTACATCTCTATGTCACAAATGTCTTCTCGCTTCTTTTGATATAGAAATTTAGATGCCTAATGTCTTTTGAATCGTAAGTTTGATTTATATTCGGTTTGAACAATTGTGCTCTTTCCAACAAGGTGTTTAAGAAAAATACCAATATTCAATATATTCCTGAAAACTGTTTTTTCTTACAACTCACAAAATTTAAAAAACTCtttcatttttatttacttttcttgAGGTTCACTCTTTTTCGGAATTCATTGTGTTTTAGTGCGCTTTGAAGGTGAATCACACAAATTTgctttcttttataaaataaaaataatatacaTCTACTTCCTTCATTTTCATTGTGTTTTAGAGTGCATTATAATGTTTCATTTTTTGTTAGAGCGCTATCTTATTTTTACCATATTCTGATGCACACTAAAACATTTTATTGTGCTTCAATATTCTATAACTGCCTGCACTTTTGTGGCTTCCTAGCTCCCCCTCCAGATGCTCCCGACGCCGCCACCTCCCTCTCACGCCATACATCAAGTTAAAAACATGATGGGGGCAAGAGATCGACAACAAAAAATAGCGGAGATTGCAAGTAGCAGGCACCTTGCAGCGAAATTATGGTTCTAGATGCGATGCTGCCAAAGATATGGCCGTGGTGTTTTCGTCCCATGTGGGATCAAAAGGGAAAAATAAAGTAGCACATTCACTACAAAAGTATCTCCAAAATACAGTCTCTAGCATAGGCATGTGATATTAGTTCCTAAATCTTATAGTCGTACAGAGGAGCCTGTTTTTCAGTGTACATTCACAGGTCACGGAAGACATGCCATGAAACTAGGCCATTCTAAAAATGGATTATTTTTTCTGCTACACCTTTCCTTTCCCCGGGAAGATGATCATCATATTGGCATGTAGGTCAAAATTATGAAACGTAACAAAATAATGAGCATAGAGTGCCCTTAGGTTCCGCAGCATGCATGGATGTACGGATCTTCTAAAATGAATGGATGGCGTCGTCATTCACAACAGTCGTGCCCTGCTTTGTCTGGTAACGGATGGCGAGAGGGGCCTTGAGTGCGGTAGAGGATACGGCCTTCCAGACGGAGTTCCCCTTGCCGGAGCTCCCCGCATTGCTCATGTCAATCCACTTGTCCGAGCCCTGCCCCTTGACCTGCATCTTGGAGAAGTCGTCGGTAGTGCCGCCAAAGGACTTGGCGGCCACGATGAGATTGGTGGGGCTGGAACCCTTCGTGAGTGCGAAGCCAACCTTGCCCGAGGTGCTGCACCGGGCACCGGCGACGAGCACCGCCATGATCGTCAGAGCGAGCACAGAGGCGGAGGAAAAGGAGGCCATCTCGG is a window encoding:
- the LOC123042858 gene encoding uncharacterized protein → MASFSSASVLALTIMAVLVAGARCSTSGKVGFALTKGSSPTNLIVAAKSFGGTTDDFSKMQVKGQGSDKWIDMSNAGSSGKGNSVWKAVSSTALKAPLAIRYQTKQGTTVVNDDAIHSF